In Ostrea edulis chromosome 6, xbOstEdul1.1, whole genome shotgun sequence, a single window of DNA contains:
- the LOC125647581 gene encoding uncharacterized protein LOC125647581 yields the protein MPGSTPSSPNPNLKDCLTSAGYYNVTDTPTNPNFTDTPTKYNNPFAKAMQRWCSVYEVVLPCAEDSTKRNHLRSPADWFFSMIFNSSIANQTSIIMCQKLDEFGGKLTCMKKAQELRALRCVNALTKPIKKVLMSVYHGNISSMESLAQKASCLISAATATCFREKVNSCRSYLRDYIGAYNLIFGGKCIAMLQTQDNQTKNNGSKVKQSPDQQWMSTIQSLLNENNGISTYSNTTRVKSRGKQHYTSPKIKGVLVPETLPQKPKDTTNVSDSREGYPIIPLISRESTRSPSDLFGTNEFSRTFSVITEQSDTTPDSSDLTGKGQGNRDINSYSRGDKTPDKMLTSDDRSCGYQVRTSELFSLFVVLTVPLLSLTY from the exons ATGCCAGGATCGACTCCCTCTTCACCAAACCCAAACCTGAAGGATTGTTTGACAAGCGCCGGGTACTATAACGTTACTGACACGCCCACTAACCCGAACTTCACAGACACACCCACAAAGTACAACAATCCCTTTGCTAAGGCTATGCAAAGATGGTGCAG TGTATATGAAGTCGTGTTACCATGTGCTGAGGATTCCACCAAGAGGAATCATTTAAGGAGCCCTGCGGATTGGTTCTTCTCAATGATTTTTAATTCATCTATAGCCAATCAAACTTCGATCATTATGTGTCAGAAGCTCGACG AGTTTGGAGGGAAACTGACCTGTATGAAGAAAGCCCAAGAACTTCGGGCGTTAAGGTGTGTGAACGCCCTAACAAAGCCGATAAAGAAGGTCCTCATGAGTGTTTACCATGGCAATATCTCATCTATGGAATCTCTAGCGCAAAAGGCTTCCTGTTT GATATCAGCAGCAACAGCGACATGTTTTAGAGAAAAGGTTAACTCCTGCAGAAGTTACCTCAGGGACTACATTGGCGCATATAACTTAATATTTGGGGGTAAATGCATCGCAATGCTTCAAACACAGGACAACCAAACCAAAAAtaatgggtcaaaggtcaagcaatCGCCGGACCAACAGTGGATGTCTACCATTCAGTCACTTCTCAACGAGAATAATGGAATCAGTACATATTCCAACACAACCAGGGTCAAGAGTCGTGGGAAACAGCATTACACCTCTCCAAAGATTAAAGGTGTTTTGGTTCCGGAAACATTACCGCAGAAACCTAAAGATACAACCAATGTATCCGATTCACGCGAAGGTTATCCCATCATACCTCTGATCAGCCGGGAATCTACCCGGAGTCCCTCGGATTTATTTGGTACAAATGAATTCAGTCGAACTTTCTCGGTTATTACAGAACAGAGTGATACAACTCCTGATTCTTCTGATTTGACGGGAAAGGGTCAAGGAAATAGGGatataaattcatattcaagggGAGATAAAACACCAGATAAGATGCTGACGTCAGACGATAGATCGTGCGGATACCAGGTCAGGACCTCTGAATTATTTTCACTCTTTGTTGTTTTGACTGTTCCGCTGCTTTCTCTAACGTACTAG